A genomic window from Pirellulales bacterium includes:
- a CDS encoding DUF3488 domain-containing protein yields the protein MTIERLLQLCIAALVALSAMLLGMGQQETRLPILAVVVSAVAFYVVDLRGWWRLGDRTAALLSLIAVAFAFLDLGSMGRDSWLIAVANLLVYLQFILLFQVKLLRRYWLLMLLSVLEVAVATVVNDDLSFGFLQVVYLFLGATTLVLLHLHSEMLRLTSPAAPGGTSAAGWFGAQTVRVGQQVDRVFVAHAPVNLAERRVLAPALNEVALVCLGTLVMTAVVFLMVPRVGGNPWRPASLTGQPVVGASQSVRLGDLGDIIESPEAVMQVSFQSFEGGRVIEIVGEPLFRGMHLTQYQDGVWDLPRGSSADEIHPVPLRDLPPHTVRQNIQIEPLSSDLLYCLPTSYKIEQDVHLLYDHARYQYVRSDDKQNEQYRFNMATTGLIGGKQYPVLPSQEIVDTGYNPYEDLPPGDKLDRLGDLAESLVADIPASNRLARARRLESYFGEPGRFSYSLQSPLRDPALDPIDDFLFERPQGHCEYFATALALMLRSVGIPSRLVLGFKGGEWNSLGGFYQVRQLHAHAWVEAYLEPAHLPSDLPQQPRGDIPVSWANGGWLTLDPTIASLSAVDRSSNWLAIASLRQFTDYAQYLWSSYVVGLDANRQMEAIYQPIGAAFLSVYRALTNPQNYRDIWQGFTVLLGLDGTGWFSGDWFSWRGGLVGSLLAAGVIGAVQGVRRLWQRYGWRRGSALARRRGPEVEFYHRLESLLARFAIVRTASQTQREFATLARRKLGERGLAPAAALAPERVTEAFYRVRFGRADLDKAESDTVEQSLALLEAALPPRRGRHELRS from the coding sequence ATGACCATCGAACGCTTGCTACAGCTTTGCATCGCGGCGCTCGTCGCTCTCTCGGCCATGCTGTTGGGCATGGGCCAGCAGGAGACGCGTTTGCCGATCCTGGCGGTGGTCGTTTCGGCGGTGGCCTTCTATGTGGTCGATCTCCGTGGCTGGTGGCGCCTGGGCGATCGAACGGCGGCCCTGCTGTCGCTGATCGCCGTGGCCTTCGCCTTTCTCGACCTCGGCAGCATGGGGCGCGATAGCTGGCTGATCGCCGTGGCAAACTTGCTCGTCTATCTGCAGTTCATTCTGCTGTTTCAAGTCAAGCTGCTGCGGCGGTATTGGCTGTTGATGCTGCTCAGCGTGCTCGAAGTCGCCGTGGCGACCGTGGTCAACGACGACCTCAGCTTCGGCTTCCTGCAAGTGGTTTACCTGTTTCTCGGCGCCACGACGCTCGTCTTGCTCCACCTGCATAGCGAGATGCTGCGTCTGACGTCCCCTGCGGCGCCCGGCGGCACGAGCGCCGCCGGTTGGTTCGGCGCCCAGACCGTTCGCGTCGGCCAGCAGGTCGACCGCGTGTTTGTGGCCCATGCGCCGGTCAACCTGGCCGAGCGACGCGTGCTGGCGCCGGCGCTGAACGAGGTGGCGCTCGTCTGCCTCGGAACGCTCGTCATGACGGCCGTCGTCTTTCTCATGGTGCCGCGCGTGGGAGGAAATCCCTGGCGCCCCGCCTCGCTGACCGGGCAGCCAGTCGTCGGCGCGTCGCAGAGCGTCCGGCTGGGCGACCTGGGAGACATCATCGAAAGTCCGGAAGCGGTCATGCAGGTCAGCTTCCAGTCGTTCGAGGGGGGGCGAGTCATTGAGATCGTCGGAGAGCCCCTCTTCCGCGGCATGCACCTCACGCAATACCAGGACGGCGTGTGGGATCTGCCGCGCGGATCGAGCGCGGACGAAATCCATCCCGTTCCGCTGAGAGACCTGCCGCCTCATACGGTGCGACAGAACATCCAGATCGAGCCTCTCTCGAGCGACCTCCTGTATTGCCTGCCCACGTCGTACAAAATCGAACAGGATGTGCATCTGCTGTACGATCACGCGCGTTACCAGTACGTGCGTTCCGATGATAAACAGAACGAACAGTATCGCTTCAACATGGCGACCACCGGGCTGATTGGCGGAAAGCAGTACCCGGTTCTGCCCAGCCAGGAAATCGTCGATACGGGGTACAACCCTTACGAAGATTTGCCTCCCGGCGACAAGCTCGATCGCCTGGGCGATCTCGCCGAGAGCCTGGTGGCCGACATCCCGGCGAGCAATCGCTTGGCACGTGCCCGCCGCCTGGAAAGTTACTTCGGCGAGCCGGGACGATTCAGCTACTCGCTGCAATCGCCGCTGCGCGATCCGGCGCTCGACCCGATCGACGACTTCCTCTTCGAACGGCCGCAAGGGCACTGCGAATACTTCGCCACGGCCCTGGCCCTGATGCTGCGGAGCGTGGGCATTCCCTCGCGACTGGTGCTCGGCTTTAAAGGGGGCGAGTGGAACTCGCTCGGCGGCTTCTACCAGGTTCGTCAACTGCACGCGCACGCCTGGGTCGAGGCCTATCTCGAACCGGCTCACTTGCCGAGCGATCTTCCCCAGCAACCGCGAGGCGACATCCCGGTCAGTTGGGCCAACGGGGGCTGGCTCACGCTCGACCCCACGATCGCCAGCCTGAGCGCCGTCGACCGCTCGTCAAACTGGTTGGCGATCGCCTCGTTGCGGCAGTTCACCGACTATGCCCAATACCTGTGGTCGAGCTACGTCGTGGGGCTCGATGCCAATCGTCAGATGGAAGCCATCTACCAACCGATCGGCGCCGCCTTCCTGTCGGTCTATCGCGCGCTGACCAATCCGCAGAACTACCGTGACATCTGGCAAGGATTTACCGTTCTGTTGGGACTCGACGGAACCGGTTGGTTCAGTGGCGACTGGTTCAGTTGGCGTGGTGGGCTGGTCGGTTCGCTCCTAGCGGCAGGCGTGATCGGCGCCGTGCAAGGAGTGCGCCGTCTGTGGCAGCGCTATGGCTGGCGCCGGGGATCGGCTTTGGCTCGCCGGCGCGGGCCGGAGGTCGAGTTCTACCATCGACTCGAGTCGCTGCTGGCGCGGTTTGCCATCGTGCGGACTGCCTCGCAGACGCAGCGTGAATTCGCCACCCTGGCCCGGCGCAAGCTGGGCGAACGGGGGCTCGCGCCGGCGGCCGCGCTGGCCCCCGAGCGCGTGACCGAGGCCTTCTACCGCGTCCGTTTCGGCCGCGCGGACCTGGACAAGGCCGAAAGCGACACGGTAGAACAGTCGCTCGCGCTGCTCGAAGCGGCGCTTCCGCCGCGTCGAGGACGTCACGAGCTACGGTCATGA
- a CDS encoding MoxR family ATPase: protein MSQVVLGKSDVVRLCIVALLAGEHVLLEDVPGVGKTLVGKALAKSVEGRFCRIQFTPDLLPSDIVGTSFFDAKKNEFTFSPGPIFANIVLADEINRTTPRTQSALLEAMSDARVSVDGTTHTLPHPFMVIATQNPFEFEGTYPLPENQLDRFLLRTRLGYPGRDDERQVLAMHRAGEPVDHLEPALTCDQVVELQTAVRRVAVDEAIADYILDIAEATRTSDELHVGISTRGALSLYRAVQSLALVEGRDYVIPDDVKQLALPVLAHRVISKGYLHGGQRDAVESVVARLIAEVPVPE, encoded by the coding sequence ATGTCGCAAGTCGTTCTGGGAAAGAGCGACGTCGTGCGTCTGTGTATCGTTGCGCTGTTGGCCGGCGAGCACGTGCTGTTGGAAGACGTGCCGGGAGTCGGCAAGACGTTGGTCGGCAAGGCCTTGGCCAAAAGTGTCGAGGGGCGTTTCTGCCGCATTCAATTCACCCCCGACTTGCTTCCCAGCGACATCGTGGGGACGAGCTTCTTCGACGCGAAGAAGAACGAGTTCACCTTCAGCCCGGGGCCGATCTTCGCCAACATCGTGCTGGCGGACGAGATCAACCGCACGACGCCGCGCACGCAAAGTGCCTTGCTCGAGGCGATGAGTGACGCACGTGTCTCGGTCGATGGCACGACCCACACGCTGCCCCATCCCTTCATGGTGATCGCCACGCAGAACCCCTTCGAGTTCGAAGGCACCTACCCATTGCCCGAGAACCAGTTGGATCGCTTCCTGCTTCGCACGCGGCTGGGGTACCCGGGACGGGACGACGAACGCCAGGTGCTGGCCATGCACCGGGCGGGCGAGCCCGTCGATCACCTCGAGCCGGCGCTCACTTGCGATCAGGTGGTCGAGCTGCAGACGGCCGTGCGGCGCGTCGCGGTCGACGAGGCCATCGCCGATTACATCCTCGACATTGCCGAGGCGACGCGTACGAGCGACGAGCTGCACGTCGGTATCAGCACGCGTGGCGCGCTCTCGCTCTATCGTGCCGTGCAATCGCTGGCACTGGTCGAAGGGCGCGACTATGTCATCCCCGACGACGTCAAGCAGTTGGCGCTGCCCGTGCTGGCGCACCGCGTGATCAGCAAGGGCTATCTGCACGGCGGCCAGCGCGATGCCGTCGAATCGGTGGTCGCGCGCCTGATCGCGGAAGTGCCCGTGCCGGAATAA
- a CDS encoding radical SAM protein: MNHDSITPAAERLFTQHERSFEQNRFVYPVLSRRSGGISLGVNLNPDKVCNFDCIYCQVDRVSTAETTFVDLPALLDELDHTLQLVTSGQLFEHPKFRDTPQALRRLNDIAFSGDGEPTTHVNFDEVVAQCAELKRRHGLDDVKMVLITNASMFHRPHVVRGLATLDANRGEIWAKLDAGTDTYYQQVERTKIPFARILENITAAAQVRPLVIQALFMRIADQAPPATEIAAFCERLNEITAAGGQLKLVQIYTVARRPAESYVAPLTNEEVDAIAAEVHQRTGLETAAFYGVS; this comes from the coding sequence ATGAATCACGATTCGATCACCCCCGCCGCCGAACGACTCTTCACGCAGCACGAGCGTTCGTTCGAGCAGAACCGGTTCGTCTATCCGGTGCTCAGCCGGCGCTCGGGGGGCATCTCGCTCGGCGTGAATCTCAATCCCGACAAGGTCTGCAACTTCGATTGTATCTACTGCCAGGTCGATCGCGTGAGCACGGCCGAGACCACGTTCGTCGATCTGCCGGCCTTGCTCGACGAACTCGACCACACCTTACAACTCGTCACCTCGGGTCAGCTCTTCGAGCATCCGAAGTTTCGCGATACGCCGCAGGCGCTGCGGCGGTTGAACGACATCGCCTTCAGCGGCGATGGCGAACCGACGACGCACGTCAACTTCGACGAGGTCGTGGCGCAGTGTGCTGAGTTGAAACGCCGTCACGGGCTCGACGATGTGAAAATGGTGCTCATCACGAACGCCAGCATGTTCCATCGCCCGCACGTCGTGCGAGGACTGGCCACGCTCGATGCGAACCGAGGAGAGATCTGGGCCAAGCTCGACGCCGGAACCGACACGTACTACCAGCAGGTCGAACGGACGAAGATCCCCTTCGCGCGCATCCTGGAAAACATCACCGCCGCCGCGCAGGTGCGTCCGCTCGTGATCCAGGCCCTCTTCATGCGCATCGCTGACCAGGCCCCCCCCGCCACGGAGATTGCGGCCTTCTGCGAGCGCTTGAACGAGATCACCGCCGCCGGCGGGCAACTTAAGCTGGTACAGATCTACACGGTGGCGCGCCGCCCGGCCGAATCATACGTCGCGCCGCTCACCAATGAGGAAGTCGACGCGATCGCTGCCGAGGTCCATCAGCGCACGGGACTCGAAACGGCCGCCTTCTACGGCGTCTCGTAG
- a CDS encoding DUF933 domain-containing protein — protein MKIGIVGYAGSGKSTLFHWLTGVEPDFALAHSGQSAMAPVPDERIAQLCEIYKPKKITQASLELFDTPGLTRTHEGNAARLGLLREAGCFVLVVAGFAGSDPLVDLQSFEEDLLLADLEIASGRVERLRESVKKPRPNREEELAELAALEPLVAGLGEGKALRDMKLTEEQYRATRSFRLLTEKPKLIVVNAADDEDQPERFTEKIVPGQPVEVIRVGLELELMRMSPEDREEFAQELGLTASSRDGLLKRILDVSGQMLYFTAGEKEVRTWMLRQGGTALEAADNIHSDLARGFIRAEVMDCADLVRLGSEREIKANNLLRQEPKDYVVRDGDILHVRFSV, from the coding sequence ATGAAGATTGGTATCGTCGGCTATGCCGGGTCGGGCAAGAGCACGCTGTTTCACTGGCTGACGGGGGTCGAGCCCGACTTCGCGCTCGCACACTCCGGGCAATCGGCCATGGCCCCGGTGCCCGACGAGCGCATCGCGCAACTCTGCGAGATCTACAAGCCCAAGAAGATCACGCAGGCCTCGCTCGAGCTGTTCGACACCCCCGGCCTCACCCGCACGCACGAAGGGAACGCCGCGCGGCTGGGCCTGCTGCGCGAGGCAGGCTGCTTCGTGCTGGTCGTGGCGGGCTTTGCCGGCTCCGATCCCCTCGTCGATCTGCAAAGCTTCGAGGAAGATCTGCTGCTGGCCGACCTGGAGATCGCCTCGGGCCGGGTCGAACGCCTGCGCGAATCGGTCAAGAAGCCTCGCCCCAACCGCGAAGAGGAGCTGGCCGAACTGGCCGCTCTCGAGCCGCTCGTCGCAGGACTGGGCGAAGGCAAAGCGCTGCGCGATATGAAGTTGACCGAAGAGCAGTACCGCGCGACCCGCTCCTTCCGCCTGCTGACCGAGAAGCCCAAGCTGATCGTGGTCAACGCCGCCGACGACGAGGACCAGCCCGAGCGATTCACCGAGAAGATCGTCCCCGGGCAGCCCGTCGAGGTGATCCGCGTCGGGCTCGAGCTGGAGCTGATGCGGATGTCGCCCGAGGATCGCGAGGAGTTCGCCCAGGAGTTGGGGCTCACCGCCTCCTCGCGCGACGGACTGCTGAAGCGCATCCTCGACGTCTCCGGGCAGATGCTCTACTTCACGGCCGGCGAGAAAGAAGTTCGCACCTGGATGCTTCGCCAGGGTGGAACCGCGCTGGAAGCCGCCGACAACATCCACAGCGATCTCGCCCGCGGCTTCATCCGGGCCGAGGTGATGGACTGTGCCGACCTGGTCCGCCTGGGGAGCGAACGGGAGATCAAGGCCAACAACCTGCTACGGCAGGAGCCGAAGGACTACGTCGTCCGGGACGGCGATATCCTGCACGTGCGATTCAGCGTTTGA
- a CDS encoding DUF58 domain-containing protein, with the protein MQPRRRIAITFAGLCYLGVLCFLFTGAMLRDINLMMLMFGMMACPYVYNWRSVRISLARLELLRRMPRRIAVGDLIEVAVEATSRHRWFGSWAVSVEDTIRREGDSSAAEPLRARLLIPRISHQQTVSMSYRGRLLRRGRYHFGPWRYSTAFPFGLVRATVSDPRPATLTVIPRLGRLTRRWWRFQQTAQRPAQATRALGVVEGDFHSLRDYRPGDSRRWIHWRTSARRGALIVRQFAEQRNQDLTLVLELWRPPTPNEAELAAVEAAVSFAATIAAELCGRGGSHLQFACACDKPSLVSHAASSALLDDILESLALAEATPTDRLPESLGAALATVRPGRSVILISTRPVDLADTERFVEIWEDPRRRATLSRILTVDASSAQLAEYFQPQ; encoded by the coding sequence ATGCAGCCTCGACGCCGAATCGCGATCACGTTTGCCGGCCTGTGCTATCTGGGCGTGCTTTGCTTCCTGTTTACCGGGGCGATGCTGCGCGATATCAACCTGATGATGTTGATGTTCGGCATGATGGCCTGCCCTTACGTCTACAATTGGCGCAGCGTGCGGATCTCGCTCGCGCGGCTCGAACTCCTTCGGCGCATGCCGCGACGAATCGCCGTCGGCGACTTGATCGAAGTGGCCGTCGAAGCCACCAGCCGCCATCGGTGGTTCGGCAGTTGGGCCGTCTCGGTCGAGGACACCATTCGCCGCGAAGGAGACTCGAGCGCCGCCGAGCCGCTGCGGGCAAGGCTGTTGATTCCCCGCATCTCGCATCAGCAGACGGTGTCGATGTCGTACCGCGGGCGCCTGCTGCGGCGCGGACGTTACCACTTCGGCCCCTGGCGATACTCGACGGCATTTCCCTTCGGATTGGTGCGGGCCACGGTCAGCGATCCGCGCCCCGCCACGCTCACCGTGATTCCGCGACTCGGTCGTCTCACGCGGCGCTGGTGGAGATTTCAGCAAACGGCTCAGCGGCCGGCCCAAGCGACGCGCGCCCTGGGAGTGGTCGAGGGAGATTTCCACAGCCTGCGCGACTATCGCCCGGGCGACAGTCGGCGCTGGATCCATTGGCGCACCTCGGCCCGTCGCGGTGCGCTCATCGTGCGCCAATTCGCCGAACAGAGAAATCAGGATCTGACCCTGGTGCTCGAGCTCTGGCGACCGCCGACACCGAACGAAGCCGAACTAGCGGCCGTCGAAGCCGCCGTCAGCTTTGCCGCCACGATTGCTGCCGAGCTGTGCGGGCGCGGTGGCAGCCACCTACAATTCGCCTGTGCCTGCGACAAGCCGAGCCTGGTCTCGCATGCGGCCTCTTCAGCGCTGCTCGACGACATTCTCGAATCGCTGGCCCTGGCCGAAGCCACGCCCACCGACCGGTTGCCCGAGTCGCTGGGGGCGGCGCTCGCCACGGTGCGACCCGGGCGCTCGGTGATTCTGATCAGCACGCGGCCGGTCGACCTGGCCGATACCGAGCGCTTCGTCGAGATCTGGGAAGATCCCCGCCGCAGGGCCACGCTGTCGCGCATCCTGACGGTCGATGCGAGCAGCGCGCAACTCGCCGAGTATTTTCAACCGCAGTGA